A window of the Hypomesus transpacificus isolate Combined female chromosome 22, fHypTra1, whole genome shotgun sequence genome harbors these coding sequences:
- the adra2c gene encoding alpha-2C adrenergic receptor, which produces MDFWNTSIWVDEEAEIYPNSTSGSQYSLVSIVGLAGLVSFLILFTIVGNVLVVIAVLTSRALKPPQNLFLVSLASADILVATLVMPFSLANELMGYWFFGKVWCDIYLALDVLFCTSSIVHLCAISLDRYWSVTQAVEYNLKRTPKRVKGMIVVVWLISAVISFPPLISMDRNNSDISPQCELNDETWYILYSSIGSFFAPCVIMILVYIRIYQVAKTRTRTMSEKKREVDGAGPVGNGLERAEGGGGGGGSVKVNGGDGENGHCHPTLPSLPNESSRTPATDHEDDGDFEESSSSDEKNTKKHPAHGHARHHHDDKKDRKSSRKSSSTSKHSSRKSRASSKSIELFSSRRKRRSTVSRKKISAAREKRFTFVLAVVMGVFVLCWFPFFFSYSLYGICRAPCEIPETLFKFFFWIGYCNSSLNPVIYTIFNQDFRRAFQKILCKTWKRNF; this is translated from the coding sequence ATGGATTTTTGGAATACCTCCATTTGGGTGGACGAGGAGGCTGAGATATATCCTAATTCCACATCGGGTAGTCAGTACTCACTGGTTTCAATCGTGGGACTCGCTGGACTTGTCAGCTTTCTTATCCTGTTTACCATTGTGGGGAACGTATTGGTTGTTATAGCTGTGTTAACCAGTCGAGCTCTAAAACCGCCCCAGAACCTTTTCCTAGTGTCTCTAGCTAGTGCCGATATTCTCGTGGCCACCCTTGTCATGCCCTTTTCCCTAGCAAACGAACTCATGGGTTACTGGTTTTTCGGCAAAGTTTGGTGCGACATCTACTTGGCTCTAGACGTTCTGTTCTGCACGTCCTCCATCGTCCACCTGTGCGCTATCAGTTTGGATAGGTACTGGTCGGTGACGCAAGCTGTCGAGTACAACCTGAAGAGGACTCCAAAACGCGTTAAAGGGATGATCGTGGTGGTGTGGTTGATATCTGCAGTCATATCTTTCCCCCCATTGATATCAATGGACAGGAACAACAGTGACATCAGCCCTCAGTGTGAGCTCAACGACGAGACTTGGTACATCTTGTACTCCAGCATCGGGTCTTTCTTTGCGCCCTGCGTCATCATGATCCTGGTCTACATCCGGATATACCAGGTGGCAaagaccagaaccaggaccatgtccgagaagaagagggaggtggACGGAGCCGGCCCGGTGGGTAACGGGCTGGAGCGAGCCGAGGGagggggcggcggcggcggctccGTGAAGGTTAACGGCGGTGACGGAGAGAATGGCCACTGCCACCCTACGTTGCCCTCATTACCCAACGAGTCCAGCAGGACGCCGGCGACGGACCACGAGGACGACGGCGACTTTGAGGAGAGCAGCTCGTCGGACGAGAAGAACACCAAGAAGCACCCCGCCCACGGCCACGCTCGTCATCACCACGACGACAAGAAGGACCGGAAGTCCAGCCGGAAGTCCAGCTCCACCTCCAAGCACTCCAGCAGGAAGTCTCGGGCCAGCTCCAAGTCCATCGAGCTCTTCTCATCGCGGAGGAAACGCCGGAGCACCGTCTCGCGGAAGAAGATCTCGGCAGCGAGGGAAAAGCGCTTCACGTTCGTCCTGGCGGTGGTCATGGGCGTGTTCGTGCTGTGCTGgttccctttcttcttctcctacAGCCTATACGGAATCTGCCGGGCGCCATGCGAGATCCCGGAGACGCTCTTCAAGTTCTTCTTCTGGATTGGCTACTGCAACAGCTCTCTCAATCCTGTCATCTACACCATCTTCAACCAGGACTTCCGACGGGCCTTCCAGAAGATTCTGTGCAAGACTTGGAAGAGAAACTTTTGA